The following coding sequences are from one Schizosaccharomyces osmophilus chromosome 1, complete sequence window:
- a CDS encoding acyl-coenzyme A thioesterase — protein sequence MSLLGLSNKTLLTAAAGGLSAGAFLSWFWSSDAYLAHRRLPANAQMIAKLTNSPTAVQMVQNLHSKREREIRLQEHPSLFRSQYPSNFLNFRDGILPLFKTYYDSENREWISIGIMGNALTGYQKLQHGGAIATVLIECLQTVKNLESDRKGSLRGEPQDPILTETFDVHTPSYSIGYKKPVPAGDWVLIRVNSGKARLYNSKNQLLAEACDLQA from the coding sequence ATGTCTCTCCTAGGTCTAAGTAATAAAACTTTGCTTACTGCCGCAGCTGGCGGACTGTCTGCTGGTGCCTTTTTGTCATGGTTCTGGTCCAGTGATGCTTACCTAGCGCATCGCAGGTTGCCTGCGAATGCCCAAATGATAGCAAAACTCACAAATTCTCCAACGGCCGTTCAAATGGTGCAAAACTTGCATTCCAAACGAGAGCGCGAGATACGTTTACAGGAACATCCTTCGCTATTTCGGTCTCAATATCCATCTAACTTTCTAAACTTCAGGGACGGTATCTTGCCTCTATTCAAAACTTACTATGATTCCGAGAACCGTGAATGGATTAGTATTGGAATTATGGGAAACGCACTAACTGGTTATCAAAAATTGCAACATGGCGGAGCTATAGCAACCGTGCTCATTGAATGCCTGCAAACTGTTAAAAACCTAGAATCTGATAGAAAAGGTTCATTGCGAGGTGAGCCTCAAGATCCCATTTTGACTGAAACCTTTGATGTTCATACTCCCTCTTACAGTATAGGTTACAAAAAGCCAGTCCCTGCGGGCGATTGGGTATTAATTCGAGTGAATTCAGGTAAAGCAAGGCTCTACAATTCCAAGAACCAACTGTTAGCTGAAGCATGCGATTTACAAGCATGA
- the ure4 gene encoding urease accessory protein UreD has product MASKEGEFRIECINNVHYVTHMFCKYPLKLLSVNTKLDFAILYILSYGGGLVSGDQVALKIHVGKDATLCIQTQGSTKVYKETRVGKITRQLMDVHIASNATCLLLQDPVQPFGSSNYMQIQNFTLEDSSSSLALLDWTLQGRSHMGERWSMKSYTSKNIIKSGLDDKSKFFVLLRDTLQLINEPGLHIGSKADRMNNFECVGSLYLVGPKFEATKKGILEYYKNVESRMGKTISLHEQPNAFWTACELRSVTIVKFASYSTEKAREFLLQLFKDFAPDIHREALRAFWY; this is encoded by the coding sequence ATGGCTTCGAAAGAAGGTGAATTTCGGATAGAATGCATCAATAATGTTCATTATGTGACTCACATGTTTTGTAAGTATCCTTTAAAATTACTCTCCGTGAACACAAAATTGGATTTTGCAATTCTTTACATTTTGAGTTATGGAGGTGGGCTTGTATCGGGAGACCAGGTAGCTTTGAAGATCCATGTAGGAAAAGATGCCACGTTATGTATTCAGACCCAGGGAAGTACCAAAGTTTACAAGGAGACCCGAGTAGGGAAAATTACGCGTCAACTTATGGACGTACACATTGCATCGAATGCCACTTGTCTATTGCTACAAGACCCTGTTCAACCATTTGGATCTAGTAATTACATGCAAATACAAAACTTTACCCTAGAGGATAGTAGTTCTTCACTGGCACTATTGGATTGGACTCTTCAGGGTCGAAGTCATATGGGAGAACGCTGGTCGATGAAGTCTTACACCTCCAAGAATATCATTAAAAGTGGACTTGATGATAAAAgcaaattttttgttcttttgcGAGATACGCTACAGCTGATAAATGAACCAGGTCTCCATATTGGCAGTAAAGCTGACCGGATGAACAACTTTGAATGTGTTGGCAGTCTGTACCTTGTAGGACCAAAGTTTGAAGCAacgaaaaaaggaattctAGAGTATTATAAAAATGTGGAAAGCCGCATGGGAAAAACCATTAGCTTACATGAGCAGCCTAATGCTTTTTGGACTGCCTGCGAGCTTCGCTCAGTTACTATTGTTAAATTTGCATCTTATTCTACAGAAAAGGCTCGAgagtttcttcttcaactgtTCAAAGATTTTGCACCTGATATTCATCGTGAAGCTCTTCGCGCTTTCTGGTATTAA
- the wtf15 gene encoding wtf meiotic driver (syntenic with wtf14 in CBS 15792): MKNSYAPVSSSEASLKTLNDEKLGIQTSDATPPPYSDSYKFIDLEMADGSAQTSTEESANKYKRALENFVILSYILIFGFYLSLVCFYILFFVYKFPVKAQVHWGLFGGSITSVMLLLADSIAINSINSIKCEVLMDNVLVAAFHTVVFDAFCLASSFGLKKYKVFENLNPAVCWLIFITISTFLFLVLTTNQKARESMNSNLVSGISGLGNALSCTFESFDVQDERHSNEEIELQPLDDQRTEF, encoded by the exons atgaagaatagTTATGCTCCTGTTTCGAGTTCGGAAGCCTCTCTTAAAacgctcaatgatgaaaagttaGGCATTCAAACTTCAGATGCCACACCGCCTCCATATTCAG ATTCATACAAATTCATTGATTTGGAGATGGCTGATGGATCCGCTCAGACTTCCACTGAAGAATCCGCTAATAAATATAAGAGGGCTTTGGAGAATTTTGTAATCCTATCGTATATTCTGATTTTCGGCTTCTATTTGTCcttggtttgtttttatatacTATTCTTCGTCTACAAGTTTCCTGTGAAAGCGCAAGTCCATTGGGGGCTTTTTGGCGGTTCGATTACATCTGTGATGCTGCTTCTAGCAG ATTCAATTgcaataaattcaataaattcaataaagtGTGAAGTATTGATGGACAATGTGCTTGTCGCAGCATTCCATACAGTTGTTTTCGATGCCTTCTGTTTAGCCTCATCTTTTGGCCTGAAGAAGTACAAAgtgtttgaaaatttgaaccCTGCTGTTTGCTGGTTGATTTTTATCACAATAAGCACATtcttatttcttgttttgacGA CAAATCAAAAGGCACGCGAAAGCATGAATTCGAATTTAGTAAGCGGCATAAGCGGTTTAGGAAATGCTTTGTCTTGTACTTTTG AATCGTTCGATGTCCAAGATGAGAGACATTCGAACGAAGAGATCGAACTTCAACCTCTTGATGACCAAAGAACTGAATTTTGA
- the rpl2001 gene encoding 60S ribosomal protein L20A, translating into MALKEYQVVGRKVPTEQEPVPKLFRMRLFAINESVAKSRYWYFLKMINKVKKATGEIVAINQIHEPKPLQPKVFGIWIRYDSRSGTHNMYKEFRDTSRVGAVEAMYQDMAARHRARFRSIRILKVVTVENKEEVRRSYVKQLLDPKLKFPLPHRRTGTLGLAGKKVFAPHRPTTFY; encoded by the coding sequence ATGGCACTGAAGGAGTATCAAGTTGTTGGCCGCAAGGTTCCAACTGAACAGGAACCTGTTCCCAAGTTGTTCCGCATGCGTTTGTTCGCCATTAATGAATCTGTTGCCAAGTCCCGTTACTGGTACTTTTTAAAGATGATTAACAAGGTCAAGAAGGCCACAGGTGAAATTGTTGCCATTAACCAAATTCACGAGCCCAAGCCCCTTCAGCCCAAGGTCTTCGGTATCTGGATCCGTTACGATTCTCGTTCCGGTACTCACAACATGTACAAGGAGTTCCGTGACACCTCCCGTGTCGGCGCCGTCGAGGCTATGTACCAAGATATGGCTGCTCGTCACCGTGCTCGTTTCCGCAGCATCCGTATTCTCAAGGTTGTTACTGTTGAGAACAAGGAAGAAGTTCGTCGTAGCTACGTCAAGCAACTCCTTGATCCTAAGTTGAAGTTCCCTCTCCCTCACCGTCGTACTGGTACTCTCGGCTTGGCTGGCAAGAAGGTTTTTGCTCCTCACCGCCCTACCACTTTTTACTAA
- the cwf2 gene encoding zf-CCCH type zinc finger protein, Prp19 complex subunit, RNA-binding Cwf2 has protein sequence MAESEENYGKNIQETNKDDVVKEEIVEKVEESGKIIKKVKKVVKRKKRPARKQIEERPEFEMEAPQQGQVYNIWYNKWSGGNREDPLKSQLKSDTRCNIESDSGYTKADKIPGSYFCLYFARGMCSEGSKCEFLHRLPNETDFFNANVDCFGREKHADYRDDMGGVGSFLRQNHTLYVGGIQPTDDIEEIVARHFAEWGDIERIRVLNSRGIAFVTYVNEANAQFAKEAMAHQSLDNDECLNCRWATLDPNPASQARNQRRLEERAADVVKKLLPKEFLEDLQDSKTGKGNQKKRKLELEFGLKGYVPSDDLLYADGSSSIRNQKSIEASSGPVQQTEVSEASADATEQTSASSNKFLKSDVLKDLRKISQSSQQKSPALVAGYDSDED, from the exons ATGGCAGAATCAGAGGAGAATTATGGAAAAAACATACAAGAAACGAACAAAGATGATGTtgtgaaagaagaaattgttgaaaaagttgAGGAATCtggaaaaatcatcaaaaaagtaaaaaaagtCGTAAAACGCAAGAAACGACCGGcacgtaaacaaatagaGGAGAGACCAGAATTTGAAATGGAAGCTCCTCAACAAGGTCAAGTGTATAATAT CTGGTATAATAAATGGAGTGGTGGAAATCGTGAAGACCCTTTAAAAAGCCAATTGAAATCTGATACAAGATGTAACATTGAAAGCGATTCTGGTTACACAAAGGCTGATAAAATTCCTGGGTcttatttttgtctttattttGCTAGAGGAATGTGTTCGGAAGG ATCAAAATGTGAATTTTTGCATCGTTTACCCAACGAAACcgattttttcaatgccAACGTAGATTGCTTtggaagagaaaagcaTGCCGACTATCGGGATGACATGGGTGGTGTTGGTTCCTTTTTACGCCAAAATCACACTCTTTACGTTGGTGGAATTCAGCCAACAGAtgatattgaagaaattgtaGCTCGGCATTTTGCTGAATGGGGTGACATCGAACGCATACGTGTTTTGAATTCTCGAGGAATCGCTTTCGTCACATACGTGAATGAAGCCAATGCCCAGTttgcaaaagaagcaaTGGCTCATCAGTCCCTTGACAATGATGAGTGCCTTAACTGTCGATGGGCGACGTTAGATCCCAACCCAGCATCTCAAGCACGAAATCAGAGACGTTTAGAGGAACGTGCAGCAGATGTCGTGAAAAAACTATTGCCCAAAGAATTTTTGGAGGATTTACAAGATTCGAAAACTGGTaaaggaaatcaaaaaaagcgGAAACTGGAATTAGAATTTGGGCTCAAGGGTTATGTGCCTTCTGATGATTTACTTTATGCTGATGGATCTTCTTCTATCCGAAACCAAAAATCTATAGAAGCATCCTCTGGGCCAGTGCAGCAGACAGAGGTTTCCGAGGCTAGTGCTGATGCCACAGAGCAAACGTCCGCTTCGTCCAACAAATTTCTTAAATCTGATGTTTTGAAGGATCTTCGCAAAATATCCCAATCCTCGCAACAAAAGAGTCCAGCACTGGTTGCTGGATATGATAGCGATGAAGATTAA
- the atp11 gene encoding mitochondrial F1-FO ATP synthase chaperone Atp11: protein MTMMIRSKLLTTLGVRNTCWKNNLQRSFLRLYSEEVQGSPKNGVYERYQEKLKQKAKQEETPLEKLVQNARKSFAPKQAISESQELAEKSNKKPQVKKVKKFPELSDFIDVSKFQSLPASVIEKLWRARNLQENILSGCVEKQTYERMISRAKKYPIFVLPLPRENQGMETHLIQWGFPGNNTAHLIITTLLEYKLKNAYATPHTVLTHFSDLLESNGVALMRCQFEQDKTLSSSDVQLLLLAIQKFYNASPDSALGKERLSLLENFANGKDFDLYKVAGHMDMLE, encoded by the coding sequence ATGACTATGATGATCCGTTCAAAGCTTTTAACTACACTAGGTGTTCGAAATACCTGTTGGAAAAACAATCTTCAGCGTTCTTTTCTCCGTCTTTACAGTGAAGAAGTTCAAGGAAGTCCTAAGAACGGGGTATACGAGAGATATCAAGAAAAGCTAAAGCAAAAGGctaaacaagaagaaacgCCCCTGGAAAAACTTGTTCAGAATGCACGCAAAAGTTTCGCTCCGAAACAAGCGATTTCTGAATCTCAAGAATTGGCggaaaaatcaaataagAAACCACAAGtcaaaaaggtaaagaaatTTCCTGAATTAAGCGACTTTATAGACGTTAGCAAGTTTCAAAGTCTTCCAGCATCGGTGATTGAAAAGTTATGGAGAGCTAGGAATCTTCAAGAGAACATTTTGAGTGGTTGCgttgaaaaacaaacatatGAAAGGATGATTTCTCGTGCAAAGAAATATCCAATTTTTGTACTTCCTCTGCCCAGAGAAAACCAAGGCATGGAAACTCATTTGATTCAATGGGGATTCCCTGGAAATAACACAGCCCATCTGATAATTACTACTTTGTTAGAATATAAACTCAAGAATGCTTATGCTACGCCACATACTGTTCTCACTCACTTTTCAGATTTGCTCGAATCAAATGGCGTTGCTCTTATGCGGTGTCAATTTGAACAGGACAAAACATTAAGCTCTTCTGACGTTCAGTTATTATTACTTGCTATTCAGAAGTTTTATAACGCTTCACCAGATAGCGCTTTGGGCAAAGAACGACTTTCTTTGCTTGAAAATTTCGCAAATGGAAAAGACTTTGATCTTTACAAAGTAGCTGGACATATGGACATGCTTGAATAA
- the tif310 gene encoding translation initiation factor eIF3j (p35), which translates to MDSWEDFLVEEPGKAAEVELPLGKPQKPKKKFDDEEDEEEEEEQPQTNDNQNSSPDSTKPKLTKADRVQQRIQERNIEKAIQASEEAAKSNDAAKSSKEEMRQAEIDSDLANAMDLFDIVDKNTASGNRARQAEQQRELKTKADFAAFQAEILRKVKHSQYSTEYNDFAQELIPLLLTSLKASSVKSIQKSVNKVVTQKEQQEKAQSKRGAAATPAKKAPAPAPATNADKKAKPAINTNSKRGVANEAVYEDYVEDEYDDYADDFDDFM; encoded by the exons ATGGATAGCTGGG AGGATTTTTTGGTTGAGGAGCCTGGTAAGGCTGCCGAAGTTGAACTTCCATTAGGAAAACCTCAGAAgcccaaaaagaaatttgacgatgaagaagacgaagaagaagaagaagaacaaccTCAAACCAACGACAACCAAAATTCGTCCCCGGACTCTACCAAACCAAAGCTCACTAAAGCTGATCGTGTGCAACAACGTATCCAAGAACGCAACATCGAAAAAGCTATTCAAGCTAGCGAGGAAGCGGCAAAATCTAACGATGCAGCCAagtcttccaaagaagaaatgcGACAAGCAGAAATCGACTCAGACTTGGCCAATGCCATGGACCTCTTCGACATTGTTGATAAAAATACCGCAAGTGGTAACCGTGCTAGACAAGCTGAACAACAACGTGAATTGAAGACCAAGGCTGACTTTGCCGCCTTCCAGGCCGAAATTCTTCGTAAAGTTAAGCACTCTCAGTATTCCACCGAGTACAATGACTTTGCTCAAGAGTTAATTCCTCTCTTGCTTACGAGTTTGAAAGCTTCTAGTGTCAAGTCTATTCAAAAGTCTGTTAACAAAGTCGTGACTCAAAAGGAAcagcaagaaaaagctcAATCCAAGCGGGGTGCAGCCGCTACTCCTGCTAAGAAAGCTCCCGCTCCTGCTCCTGCAACGAATGCGGATAAAAAGGCCAAGCCTGCAATCAACACGAATTCTAAGAGAGGAGTTGCTAACGAGGCCGTCTACGAAGATTATGTCGAAGACGAATACGATGACTATGCAGATGACTTTGATGACTTTATGTAG
- the cam1 gene encoding calmodulin Cam1: MATRNLTDEQIAEFREAFSLFDRDQDGNITSNELGVVMRSLGQSPTAAELQDMINEVDADGNGTIDFTEFLTMMARKMKDTDNEEEVREAFKVFDKDGNGYITVEELTHVLTSLGERLSQEEVSDMIHEADTDGDGVINYEEFSRVISSK; this comes from the exons atg GCTACACGTAATCTTACAGATGAACAGATTGCCGAGTTTCGTGAagctttctctttgttCGATCGAGATCAAGATGGTAATATCACTTCAAACGAGTTGGGTGTCGTAATGCGATCCCTTGGTCAGTCACCCACAGCAGCTGAATTGCAAGATATGATCAATGAAGTAGATGCTGACGGAAACGGAACCATCGATTTTACAGAGTTTTTGACTATGATGGCTCGTAAAATGAAGGACACTGATAATGAGGAGGAAGTGCGTGAAGCTTTCAAAGTATTCGACAAGGACGGAAATGGATATATTACGGTTGAAGAGCTCACTCATGTATTGACTAGTCTTGGTGAGCGTCTTTCTCAAGAGGAGGTCAGCGATATGATTCATGAAGCCGATACAGATGGTGATGGTGTCATTAACTATGAAGAATTTTCTCGAGTTATATCTTCAAAGTAA
- the vps53 gene encoding GARP complex subunit Vps53: MSDEQVEPIVLKNLGKDTFNHEDSFRSLFPSTTSIEQLKSIRGNLLKQLKQSQDDLGSLKNGYNESNNNLLVQKNDFNIAAKEVVGKLQCLQLTAEDTQSSIVQLTSEIKSLDLAKKNLTSSMTLLKRLQMLVTAYEKLRTLRQNRQIGEATSLMLATLQLLQFFKNYRSVERIASLSQSITEFQRSFYEQVFENFQLQFKKATSVRGGFNTASIETLHELCGFIDVNGKNCSNALKDWYCHHQLDGFLKIFRENEEAALLENFSRRYDWFFKLLQTYDDQHAHIFPPHWRMDFQLCLYFCNETKADLSKILKGKEISYQVFFTSIRHTLDFQNVLRKRFSRLLNENGLEESFKLQTVHMFESLSNEFNPYYKVYIDHEAKQLEALFNSFPSKAETSSEETNQILSSSMQLFQLYRKIMGHFLQFTRGPPLIGLKDLFGNWLKRYTETELLADLHSLSFSQYAIHLNTAEYIHRTTLELEKRFREVCHADLVEQMSFQKVIDNMLHSKSLLIKSCTKKFEDSIKTSLEPFGKMDFRNLDSVGDQSTYVSKAIHQMKLNADEFLGMIEQNTLARNFCDRVCESFTRQFFYYIYTIKPVSEIGAEQILLDLCSFKNFLLKMPSSKPDYTITDSYINHLTVFVGYIETLLKTLLTPSLPKEGIIQSYLFLIKDRSVSNFTIILDLKGVSKSEQSSYLQLFSSFVTKKNDLIDSSPIFLYLSPSTYTDLNSRSRLSLDLTPEASSRTLQNLGRLFTSKKKYG, encoded by the coding sequence ATGTCGGACGAACAAGTGGAACCTATagttttaaagaatttaGGTAAAGATACATTCAATCATGAGGACTCTTTCCGAAGTCTGTTTCCTTCGACAACTTCTATCGAGCAGTTGAAATCGATTCGAGGGAATTTACTGAAGCAATTAAAGCAATCACAAGATGATTTGGGATCTCTTAAGAACGGATATAATGAATCCAATAACAACTTACTGGTTCAGAAAAATGATTTCAACATTGCTGCTAAAGAAGTTGTTGGGAAACTTCAATGTTTACAATTGACAGCTGAAGATACTCAATCATCAATCGTGCAACTTACCTCGGAAATTAAGAGTTTAGATCTTgccaaaaagaatcttACTTCGTCCATGACTTTACTGAAACGTCTGCAGATGCTTGTGACAGCTTACGAAAAACTGCGGACCCTCAGACAAAACAGGCAGATCGGAGAAGCTACTTCGTTAATGCTAGCTACGTTGCAGCTATTACAgttctttaaaaattacAGAAGTGTTGAAAGGATTGCTTCATTAAGCCAAAGCATCACAGAGTTTCAACGATCATTTTATGAACAAgtgtttgaaaattttcaattacaaTTCAAGAAAGCTACTAGCGTACGAGGAGGTTTTAATACTGCTTCAATAGAAACTCTACATGAACTGTGCGGCTTCATTGATGTTAACGGAAAGAATTGTTCAAATGCATTAAAGGATTGGTATTGCCATCATCAGTTGGATGGATTTCTCAAAATATTTCgggaaaatgaagaagctgCTTTATTAGAAAATTTCTCGAGAAGATATGACtggttttttaaattactTCAGACTTATGATGATCAACATGCCCATATCTTTCCACCTCATTGGAGAATGGATTTCCAACTGTGTTTGTACTTTTGCAATGAAACGAAAGCAGATTTATCCAAGAtattgaaaggaaaggaaatttcTTATCAAGTATTTTTCACTTCCATTCGTCATACGTTGGATTTCCAAAATGTGTTAAGAAAGCGATTTTCTCGACTTCTTAACGAGAATGGCTTGGAAGAAAGTTTCAAGCTCCAAACCGTTCATATGTTTGAATCTCTTTCCAACGAATTCAATCCTTACTACAAAGTTTATATCGATCATGAAGCTAAGCAGTTGGAAGCACtctttaattcttttccgTCGAAAGCCGAAACCTCATCCGAAGAAACTAACCAAATACTCTCTTCCTCCATGCAACTTTTCCAACTTTATCGCAAGATTATGggtcattttcttcaatttaCTAGAGGCCCACCTCTTATAGGATTAAAAGATCTATTTGGTAATTGGTTAAAGAGATATACCGAAACAGAACTTCTTGCCGACTTGCAttcactttctttctcaCAGTATGCAATTCATTTGAATACTGCCGAGTATATTCATCGCACAACATTGGAGCTTGAAAAGCGATTTCGAGAAGTATGTCATGCGGACTTGGTGGAGCAAATGTCCTTTCAAAAAGTGATCGACAATATGTTACACTCTAAAAGCCTGTTGATAAAGTCCTGCACAAAGAAGTTTGAAGATTCGATAAAAACCAGTTTAGAACCTTTTGGGAAAATGGATTTTAGGAATTTGGATAGTGTGGGTGATCAGAGTACATATGTATCAAAAGCTattcatcaaatgaaaCTGAATGCGGATGAATTTCTGGGAATGATTGAACAGAATACGCTGGCGCGCAATTTTTGTGATCGGGTTTGCGAGTCTTTCACCAGACAGTTTTTCTACTATATATACACGATTAAACCAGTATCTGAGATTGGCGCAGAGCAAATTTTGCTTGATTTATGTTCATTCAAGAATTTCTTATTGAAGATGCCCAGTAGCAAGCCGGATTATACGATTACCGATAGCTATATCAACCACTTGACAGTTTTCGTGGGATACATCGAAACACTACTTAAAACTTTATTGACTCCTTCCCTTCctaaagaaggaattatTCAGAGCTACCTCTTCTTGATCAAAGACCGCTCGGTGTCAAACTTTACCATAATATTAGACTTAAAAGGAGTATCTAAAAGCGAGCAGTCTAGCTATCTTCAGTTATTCTCTTCTTTCGTcacaaaaaagaacgatCTTATCGATAGTTCTCCCATTTTTCTGTATTTAAGCCCATCAACCTATACCGATTTGAACTCACGGTCTCGTTTATCACTCGATTTAACACCTGAAGCAAGCAGTCGTACTTTGCAGAATCTTGGACGACTCTTTacttccaagaaaaaatatggTTAA